One region of Chryseobacterium sp. SORGH_AS_0447 genomic DNA includes:
- a CDS encoding ribonucleoside-diphosphate reductase subunit alpha: MTTMDEQNNNIWWLNEESEQMLNRGYLLKGETVDGAIDRITTAAAKRLYKPELQPAFKEMITKGWISFSSPVWANMGTQRGLPISCFNVHIPDSIEGITHKMGEVIMQTKIGGGTSGYFGELRNRGTAVTDNGKSSGAVSFMKLFDTAMDVVSQGGVRRGAFAAYLDIDHGDIEEFLSIKDIGSPIQNLFTGICVPDYWMQDMIDGDMDKRKIWARVLESRQQKGLPYIFFTDNVNRNKPQVYKDLGLTVNASNLCSEIMLPSTREESFICCLSSMNLELYDEWKDTDAVKLAIYFLDAVLSEFIDKTEGNYYLQGARNFAMRHRALGLGVLGYHSYLQKNMIPFESFEATQFNARAFRRIKEQAEQASRELANIYGEPELLKGYGLRNTTTMAIAPTTSSSAILGQTSPGIEPFASNYYKAGLAKGNFMRKNKYLAKLLEAKGLDNEETWRTIMLNHGSVQHLKELTDEEKAVFKTFKEISPMEIISQAAQRQQYIDQAQSLNLQIPSTMPVKDVNYLYIEAWKKGVKTLYYQRSSSVSKEMMVNFVTCTACEA, from the coding sequence ATAACAACTATGGACGAACAGAACAACAACATATGGTGGCTCAATGAAGAGTCTGAGCAAATGCTGAACAGAGGCTATTTGCTGAAAGGGGAAACGGTAGATGGTGCGATCGACCGGATTACCACTGCGGCAGCAAAAAGATTATATAAGCCGGAACTTCAGCCTGCGTTCAAGGAAATGATCACCAAAGGATGGATCAGTTTCTCATCGCCGGTTTGGGCCAACATGGGAACCCAGAGAGGGCTTCCTATCTCGTGTTTCAACGTCCACATTCCGGACAGCATTGAAGGCATCACCCACAAAATGGGGGAAGTGATCATGCAGACGAAAATCGGAGGCGGAACTTCAGGGTATTTCGGGGAGCTCCGTAACCGTGGAACAGCGGTAACGGACAACGGAAAATCTTCAGGAGCGGTTTCTTTCATGAAATTGTTTGATACCGCAATGGATGTTGTTTCCCAGGGTGGGGTAAGAAGAGGAGCTTTTGCCGCTTACCTTGACATTGACCACGGGGATATTGAAGAATTTTTATCGATTAAAGATATCGGAAGCCCGATTCAGAACCTGTTTACGGGAATCTGTGTGCCGGACTACTGGATGCAGGATATGATCGACGGGGATATGGATAAGCGTAAAATCTGGGCAAGGGTATTGGAAAGCCGTCAGCAGAAAGGTCTACCTTATATCTTCTTTACGGATAATGTAAACCGTAACAAACCTCAGGTATATAAAGATCTTGGATTAACGGTAAACGCCAGTAACCTATGTTCCGAAATCATGCTTCCTTCCACCAGAGAAGAATCTTTCATCTGCTGTCTGTCTTCCATGAACCTGGAGCTGTATGACGAGTGGAAAGATACCGATGCCGTAAAACTGGCAATTTATTTCTTAGATGCCGTATTATCCGAATTCATCGATAAAACGGAAGGAAACTATTACCTGCAGGGCGCGAGAAACTTCGCGATGCGTCACCGAGCATTAGGATTAGGTGTTTTAGGATACCATTCTTATCTGCAAAAGAATATGATCCCGTTTGAAAGTTTTGAAGCAACCCAGTTCAACGCGAGGGCTTTCAGACGAATCAAAGAGCAGGCAGAACAGGCATCAAGAGAACTGGCCAATATCTACGGAGAACCTGAATTGCTAAAAGGATACGGTTTGAGAAATACCACGACGATGGCAATCGCTCCTACAACCTCAAGTTCTGCAATTCTAGGGCAGACTTCTCCGGGAATCGAGCCATTTGCGTCCAACTATTATAAAGCCGGACTTGCGAAAGGAAACTTTATGCGTAAAAATAAATATCTGGCCAAATTACTGGAAGCAAAAGGGTTGGATAATGAAGAAACATGGAGAACGATCATGTTGAATCACGGTTCGGTACAACATTTGAAGGAACTAACCGATGAAGAGAAAGCAGTGTTCAAAACATTCAAGGAAATCTCTCCAATGGAGATTATTTCCCAGGCTGCCCAAAGACAACAGTACATTGACCAGGCGCAGTCTCTGAACTTGCAGATCCCTTCAACAATGCCTGTGAAAGATGTGAACTACCTTTACATCGAAGCATGGAAGAAAGGTGTAAAAACCCTTTATTATCAAAGAAGTTCTTCTGTTTCTAAAGAAATGATGGTAAATTTTGTTACCTGCACGGCTTGTGAAGCATAA
- a CDS encoding ribonucleotide-diphosphate reductase subunit beta — protein sequence MGVFDKRVSYKPFEYPEVLQFVEAINKSFWVHSEVDFTADVQDFHSQLEPHEKHAVKNALLAIAQIEVSVKTFWGNLYTHLPKPEFNGLGSTFAECEFRHSEAYSRLLEVLGYNDEFLNVVEIPAVKSRIEFLGNALRHANSATPKEYVSALLLFSILVENVSLFSQFAIILSFTRFKGFMKNVSNIIAWTSVDEQIHANAGIYLINKIREEQPDLLTDSDIEDIYTLVDESIEREGDILSWIFELGEIDHVSKEDLLNFMKYRVDDSLKKINMTPRYNITAEQYRPMVWFEEEVFANSMDDFFAKRPVDYTKHDKSITANDLF from the coding sequence ATGGGAGTTTTTGATAAGAGAGTAAGTTACAAGCCATTTGAATACCCTGAAGTTCTTCAGTTCGTAGAGGCGATCAACAAATCGTTCTGGGTACATTCCGAAGTGGATTTTACTGCAGATGTTCAGGATTTTCATTCGCAGCTGGAGCCGCATGAAAAACATGCTGTGAAAAATGCGCTTTTAGCGATTGCACAGATTGAGGTGTCTGTAAAGACCTTCTGGGGAAATCTATACACGCACCTTCCGAAACCTGAATTCAACGGGTTGGGTTCTACCTTTGCAGAGTGTGAATTCCGTCACTCGGAAGCGTATTCGCGTCTTCTTGAGGTGTTGGGATACAACGATGAGTTCCTTAACGTGGTGGAAATTCCTGCTGTGAAAAGCAGAATCGAGTTTTTAGGAAATGCCCTGAGACATGCCAATTCCGCAACGCCTAAAGAATATGTTTCGGCTTTATTGCTGTTCAGTATCCTGGTAGAAAACGTATCTCTTTTCTCTCAGTTTGCCATCATCCTTTCTTTCACAAGATTTAAAGGATTTATGAAAAATGTTTCCAACATTATTGCCTGGACTTCCGTAGATGAGCAGATCCACGCGAATGCCGGAATTTATTTAATCAACAAAATCAGAGAGGAGCAGCCGGATCTTTTAACTGACAGCGATATCGAAGACATTTATACATTGGTGGATGAATCAATTGAAAGAGAAGGCGACATCCTGAGCTGGATCTTCGAATTGGGTGAAATCGACCACGTTTCCAAAGAAGACCTTTTAAATTTCATGAAATACCGTGTTGATGACAGTTTAAAGAAAATCAACATGACGCCGAGATATAACATCACTGCTGAGCAGTACAGACCGATGGTTTGGTTCGAGGAAGAGGTTTTTGCCAATTCCATGGATGATTTCTTTGCAAAAAGACCGGTAGATTATACTAAGCACGATAAGAGTATTACGGCTAATGACTTGTTTTAA
- a CDS encoding ABC transporter ATP-binding protein, with protein MLLIQDLHKSYDTGKSKLHVLKGINLSISEGEFVSIMGSSGSGKSTLLNIIGILDEKDSGVYELDNVPIEHLSEVKAAEYRSRFLGFIFQSFNLIGYKTALDNVALPLYYQNVPRKERNQKAMEYLEKVGLAQWANHLPNELSGGQKQRVAIARALITDPKVVLADEPTGALDSKTTHDIMKLLQDINNEGKTIIVVTHEPDVAAQTKRNVVLRDGIIESDEFIKQHVL; from the coding sequence ATGTTACTAATTCAGGATTTACATAAATCGTACGATACGGGAAAAAGCAAGCTGCACGTACTCAAGGGGATCAATCTCAGCATTTCCGAGGGCGAGTTTGTTTCGATCATGGGAAGTTCCGGTTCCGGGAAGTCTACGCTTCTGAACATCATCGGTATTCTTGATGAAAAAGATTCCGGCGTCTACGAACTGGATAATGTGCCGATCGAGCATCTGTCTGAGGTAAAAGCTGCGGAATACAGAAGCCGCTTTTTGGGATTTATTTTCCAGTCCTTCAACCTGATTGGATATAAAACCGCCCTGGATAATGTAGCACTTCCTCTGTATTACCAGAATGTCCCGAGAAAAGAACGTAACCAGAAAGCGATGGAGTACCTGGAAAAAGTAGGATTGGCGCAGTGGGCAAACCACTTGCCGAATGAACTTTCCGGAGGGCAGAAACAGAGGGTCGCCATTGCCAGAGCATTGATCACTGATCCGAAAGTGGTATTGGCAGATGAACCTACCGGAGCATTGGACTCCAAAACCACGCACGACATCATGAAGCTGTTACAGGATATTAACAACGAAGGGAAAACCATCATCGTCGTTACCCACGAACCTGACGTTGCCGCCCAGACCAAAAGAAACGTCGTGCTCCGAGACGGAATCATTGAAAGCGATGAGTTTATTAAGCAGCATGTGCTGTGA
- a CDS encoding ABC transporter permease, with protein sequence MFDLDRWQEIFSSIRSNVLRTVLSGFTVALGLFIFIVLFGIGSGLQNAFTQGFARDAQNLISIVTGKTTIAYNGLQSDRQVTMNNEDYDFLVNIDKEKVGSSTPRYTSNLLVKYGKESGNYQINGAKPEEQVIENRKILEGRYLTPTDLDRKQNVAVIGRMVQRDLIKNGSPVGKELSINGTMFKVVGVFSDDGGDWDERHITVPITTLQQMKKGSDTVSINYIAYNDKMTPEQAIKYGDELKERLKARKNVAPDDENGVRVWNNAQNMNDTFAFMAVLTGIVGFIGMGTLLAGIIGISNIMVYIVKERTKEIGVRKAIGAKPRSIVALIVQESVVITVVSGLVGVGLGVLALYLIGDNLEEYFIKDPSVGWGHIIAAFIALVFSGLIAGFVPAYRASKIKPIEALRTE encoded by the coding sequence ATGTTTGATCTAGATCGTTGGCAGGAAATATTCAGTTCGATCCGCAGTAATGTATTACGGACAGTACTTTCCGGTTTTACCGTGGCGTTGGGATTGTTTATTTTCATTGTTCTTTTCGGAATAGGTTCGGGATTGCAGAATGCCTTTACGCAGGGGTTTGCGCGGGATGCCCAAAACCTGATCTCGATTGTAACAGGAAAAACAACCATTGCTTACAACGGACTTCAGTCTGACCGCCAGGTGACAATGAACAACGAAGATTACGATTTCCTGGTGAATATCGATAAAGAAAAAGTGGGAAGCTCCACGCCGAGATATACCTCGAATTTATTGGTAAAATATGGAAAAGAAAGCGGAAACTACCAGATCAATGGGGCAAAACCTGAAGAGCAGGTAATCGAAAACCGGAAGATACTGGAAGGCCGTTACCTGACACCCACGGATCTCGACCGGAAACAGAATGTGGCTGTGATCGGAAGAATGGTTCAGCGTGACCTCATTAAAAACGGAAGTCCTGTCGGTAAAGAATTGAGCATCAACGGAACCATGTTTAAAGTGGTGGGGGTTTTCTCGGATGACGGCGGCGACTGGGACGAAAGGCATATTACGGTTCCGATTACCACCCTGCAGCAGATGAAAAAAGGTTCAGATACGGTAAGCATCAACTATATTGCCTACAATGATAAGATGACACCGGAACAGGCCATCAAATATGGTGACGAACTGAAAGAACGGTTAAAAGCCCGGAAAAATGTAGCGCCCGATGATGAAAACGGAGTACGGGTCTGGAACAACGCCCAGAACATGAACGATACGTTCGCCTTCATGGCCGTTCTTACCGGAATTGTAGGATTTATCGGAATGGGGACATTGCTGGCGGGAATTATCGGGATCAGTAACATCATGGTTTACATCGTAAAAGAAAGGACCAAAGAAATCGGGGTGAGAAAAGCCATCGGTGCCAAACCGCGGAGTATTGTCGCCCTGATCGTTCAGGAAAGCGTCGTGATTACCGTCGTTTCCGGATTGGTAGGTGTGGGGCTTGGCGTATTGGCCTTGTATTTAATAGGTGATAACCTCGAAGAATATTTTATAAAAGACCCAAGTGTAGGATGGGGGCATATTATTGCAGCCTTTATCGCGCTGGTTTTTTCAGGACTGATCGCAGGATTTGTTCCGGCATACCGGGCATCGAAAATCAAGCCGATCGAAGCTTTAAGAACGGAATGA
- a CDS encoding ABC transporter permease, producing MNIIFKKDTWQEIYYSLRNNKLRTFLTMIGVGWGMFLYVSLLGAAKGMENGFDKLFSGFATNSIFLWAQNTSIPYEGFPKGRQVHLHLPDIEMLKRKIPDIDYISPQNSRGSFTGTPGEAMSRNGKTGTYSLTGDYPVGNKISEKKLIFGRYINDADVSGNKNVAVIGEEIYKNFFDAKKNENPLGKSINIKGIFFNVIGVFRVKKGGGFENDQTVFVPLSTYTKMYNAADQIDMFAIVSKPNVDVNSVEEKVKLELKSKNKVSPEDTNAFGSFNLGKEFKKLTGFLTGMQLLTIIVGTLTILAGVIAISNILLITVKERTKEIGIRRALGAKPSEVRNQILLESVVITLSSGLLGFIFGIFVLMILDIATKGQDSFPFYNPTVNYGNVFAAMAVMVILGLIIGLIPAQRAVKIRPIEALRTE from the coding sequence ATGAACATAATATTTAAAAAAGATACCTGGCAGGAAATTTATTATTCGTTGCGGAATAATAAGCTCCGGACGTTCCTTACCATGATTGGGGTGGGCTGGGGTATGTTTTTGTATGTAAGTTTGCTGGGGGCGGCAAAAGGGATGGAAAACGGTTTCGACAAATTGTTTTCCGGTTTTGCGACCAACTCTATTTTCCTTTGGGCACAGAACACCTCCATTCCGTATGAAGGTTTTCCAAAAGGAAGACAGGTGCACCTTCACCTCCCGGATATCGAAATGCTGAAAAGAAAAATCCCGGATATCGATTATATTTCCCCACAGAATTCACGCGGGAGCTTTACCGGAACACCGGGGGAAGCCATGTCCAGAAACGGGAAAACCGGGACCTATTCTTTAACCGGGGATTATCCGGTAGGAAATAAAATTTCCGAGAAAAAACTAATCTTTGGAAGATACATCAATGATGCCGATGTTTCAGGAAATAAAAATGTAGCCGTAATCGGGGAAGAGATCTACAAAAACTTTTTCGATGCCAAAAAGAACGAGAACCCGCTGGGGAAATCCATCAACATCAAAGGGATCTTTTTCAATGTGATCGGGGTTTTCAGGGTGAAGAAAGGCGGTGGTTTTGAAAATGACCAGACTGTTTTTGTTCCGCTTTCTACCTATACGAAGATGTACAATGCCGCAGACCAGATCGATATGTTTGCCATCGTAAGCAAGCCGAATGTAGATGTAAACTCGGTGGAGGAGAAAGTAAAGCTGGAACTGAAGTCCAAAAACAAAGTCTCTCCGGAAGATACCAATGCCTTCGGAAGCTTCAACTTGGGAAAAGAATTTAAGAAGCTTACCGGATTTTTAACGGGCATGCAGCTGTTAACCATTATCGTGGGAACTTTAACCATCCTGGCAGGGGTCATTGCGATTTCTAATATCCTGCTGATTACGGTAAAGGAAAGAACGAAAGAAATCGGGATCAGGAGAGCACTGGGCGCCAAACCTTCCGAGGTACGGAACCAGATCCTGCTGGAAAGTGTAGTGATTACGCTGTCATCAGGGCTGCTCGGTTTTATCTTTGGTATTTTCGTCCTGATGATTCTGGATATTGCTACCAAAGGACAGGACTCCTTTCCGTTTTACAATCCGACCGTCAACTACGGGAATGTTTTCGCCGCGATGGCAGTGATGGTGATCCTGGGGCTGATTATCGGATTGATCCCGGCGCAGAGAGCCGTGAAAATCCGACCGATCGAAGCACTGCGGACAGAATAG
- a CDS encoding efflux RND transporter periplasmic adaptor subunit — MKKKSTWKKAVYIVLGLLFAVALFAVIGYVVKSNSKESEAFLTRKPTVQNMDDKVMATGKIVPKEEIEIKPNIAGIIDKILVDEGDRVEVGQLIATVRIVPNLSEVNNAQQNVNNQQLQISNAKLNVDNMRKQYEMQEKLYKQGVASKQEYLNAQQQLYSTQQALRNAQQQLVTAQKSLQIARTGSTPELQGLATTQIRSKASGTVLEVPVKVGSQVIEANSFNAGTTICSIADLNSLIFQGEIDEAQAGKLKQGMDMNIVIGALQNKTFPGRLTMIAPKGKDNNGTIKFPVEGDVFNPNNEYIRAGFSANGEIVLNSQKNALLLDESLIQYEKRNGKDVPFVEVKQKDGKFKKAYVKLGASDGINVQILEGLDKNAEVKVWNPSDKDKEELKDKSKK; from the coding sequence ATGAAAAAGAAATCCACCTGGAAAAAAGCCGTTTATATAGTCTTGGGCCTTTTGTTTGCCGTGGCGCTTTTTGCAGTAATTGGATACGTTGTAAAATCCAATTCCAAAGAAAGCGAGGCTTTCCTTACCAGAAAACCTACTGTCCAGAATATGGATGATAAAGTAATGGCTACGGGAAAAATCGTTCCGAAAGAAGAGATCGAGATCAAGCCGAACATCGCCGGGATTATCGATAAAATCTTAGTTGATGAAGGCGACAGGGTAGAAGTAGGCCAGCTGATCGCTACGGTAAGGATTGTTCCTAATCTTTCCGAGGTGAACAATGCCCAGCAGAATGTAAACAACCAGCAGCTTCAGATCAGCAATGCCAAGCTGAATGTCGACAATATGCGCAAGCAGTATGAAATGCAGGAAAAGCTTTACAAGCAGGGGGTGGCTTCCAAACAGGAATACTTAAATGCGCAGCAGCAGTTGTACTCTACCCAGCAGGCACTCAGAAATGCCCAGCAGCAATTGGTAACCGCACAGAAATCATTGCAGATCGCAAGAACGGGTTCTACGCCGGAACTGCAGGGGCTGGCAACCACCCAGATCCGCTCTAAGGCATCAGGGACGGTGCTTGAAGTGCCGGTAAAAGTAGGAAGCCAGGTGATCGAAGCCAATTCATTCAATGCGGGGACAACCATCTGTTCGATTGCGGACCTTAATTCCCTGATCTTCCAGGGGGAAATTGATGAAGCCCAGGCCGGAAAACTGAAGCAGGGAATGGACATGAACATCGTGATCGGTGCCCTTCAGAACAAAACGTTCCCGGGAAGGCTGACGATGATTGCTCCGAAAGGAAAAGACAATAATGGAACCATCAAATTTCCGGTGGAAGGTGATGTTTTCAACCCGAATAATGAATATATCAGAGCCGGTTTTTCGGCCAACGGAGAAATCGTGCTGAATTCCCAGAAAAATGCATTGCTGCTGGATGAATCTTTAATCCAGTACGAAAAGCGAAACGGAAAAGACGTTCCCTTTGTTGAGGTAAAACAGAAAGACGGCAAATTTAAAAAAGCATACGTAAAATTAGGCGCCAGCGACGGAATCAATGTTCAGATCCTTGAGGGGCTCGATAAAAATGCCGAAGTAAAAGTCTGGAATCCTTCCGATAAAGACAAGGAAGAGTTGAAAGACAAATCAAAAAAATAG
- a CDS encoding NAD(P)/FAD-dependent oxidoreductase, giving the protein MENNFDVIIIGGSYAGLSAGMSLGRSLRKVLIIDGGKPCNSHTPYSHNFLTHDGKTPKEISDLAKEQVSKYKTVQFHEGLVNRMARNPENFEVHTASGDLFSAKKIILASGVKDSLPDIPGFAECWGISVIHCPYCHGYEVHGKTTGIMSNGELGFEFSKIVYNLTKDLKLFTNGSSTLNEEQTEIFGRNKIGITETEIERIEHENGQIHKVILKDGEEVPLDALYAKIPFEQNVNTEDLGLELTEHGYIKIDHFHKTNVKGVFACGDNTTMMRAVANAVAQGNLTGALVNKELADESF; this is encoded by the coding sequence ATGGAAAATAACTTTGATGTGATCATTATCGGGGGAAGCTATGCAGGACTATCGGCAGGGATGTCTTTAGGAAGATCGCTGAGAAAAGTTTTAATCATCGACGGCGGAAAGCCATGCAACAGCCATACTCCTTATTCTCATAATTTTCTTACCCACGACGGGAAAACCCCAAAAGAAATTTCCGATCTTGCTAAAGAACAGGTATCGAAGTATAAAACCGTTCAGTTTCATGAAGGATTGGTAAACAGAATGGCCCGGAATCCCGAAAATTTCGAAGTACATACGGCAAGCGGAGATCTGTTCAGTGCTAAAAAAATAATTCTGGCTTCCGGAGTGAAGGATAGCTTACCTGATATTCCCGGGTTTGCAGAATGCTGGGGGATCTCGGTGATTCACTGTCCGTATTGTCATGGGTATGAAGTTCATGGGAAAACTACCGGGATTATGTCTAACGGCGAGCTGGGTTTCGAGTTTTCTAAAATTGTTTATAACCTCACTAAAGATCTGAAACTCTTTACCAACGGCAGCTCAACACTAAATGAAGAACAGACTGAAATATTCGGAAGAAATAAAATCGGCATCACAGAAACTGAAATAGAAAGAATCGAACATGAAAACGGGCAGATCCATAAAGTGATTCTCAAAGACGGAGAAGAAGTGCCTTTGGATGCACTGTATGCAAAAATCCCTTTTGAGCAGAATGTTAATACCGAAGATCTGGGACTGGAACTTACGGAACATGGCTACATCAAAATAGACCATTTCCATAAAACCAATGTGAAAGGCGTTTTTGCCTGCGGAGACAATACCACAATGATGCGTGCTGTAGCAAATGCGGTAGCTCAGGGAAATCTAACTGGGGCTCTTGTAAATAAAGAGCTGGCTGATGAGAGTTTTTAA
- a CDS encoding helix-turn-helix transcriptional regulator encodes MGATKTDFFTEQQNRIATIAKALGHPARIAIIEYLLKVNECICGDIVNELPLAQPTVSQHLKELKNAGLIKGNIEGNSVCYCIDEKAFEVLNVFFSTVITAVKKQNCC; translated from the coding sequence ATGGGTGCTACCAAAACAGATTTTTTCACCGAACAGCAGAACAGGATCGCTACCATTGCCAAAGCATTGGGACATCCGGCACGGATCGCCATCATCGAATACCTGCTGAAAGTAAATGAATGTATATGCGGTGATATCGTGAATGAACTTCCTCTGGCACAGCCTACCGTTTCCCAGCACCTTAAAGAATTAAAAAATGCAGGTCTGATCAAAGGAAATATCGAAGGCAATTCCGTTTGCTATTGTATCGATGAAAAAGCTTTTGAAGTACTGAATGTATTTTTCTCAACGGTAATTACAGCCGTTAAAAAGCAGAATTGCTGTTAA
- a CDS encoding DUF6428 family protein: MTLEQIKKILPGLSNVEFQLENGTFVPEHFHVTEIGKVSKHFIDCGGTVRKEEKVNFQLWNADDTEHRLKPGKLLDIIRLSEEQLRIEDLEIEVEYQETTIGKYDLDFNGKHFILKNKATACLAQDACEITPQKQKVRLSELAKQGSGCRPDSGCC; encoded by the coding sequence ATGACTCTTGAACAAATTAAAAAAATCCTTCCTGGACTCAGTAATGTGGAGTTTCAGTTGGAGAACGGAACTTTTGTTCCGGAACATTTTCACGTAACTGAAATCGGAAAGGTAAGCAAACATTTTATCGATTGCGGCGGAACCGTCAGAAAGGAGGAAAAAGTAAATTTTCAGCTCTGGAATGCCGACGATACCGAACATCGCCTGAAGCCGGGAAAACTCCTCGATATTATCCGGCTCTCCGAAGAACAGCTGAGAATAGAAGATCTCGAAATCGAAGTGGAATACCAGGAAACGACCATCGGAAAATACGATCTCGATTTCAATGGGAAGCATTTTATCCTGAAAAACAAAGCAACAGCCTGCCTGGCTCAGGATGCGTGTGAAATAACGCCGCAAAAGCAAAAGGTAAGATTAAGTGAATTAGCAAAACAGGGTTCCGGATGCCGTCCTGATTCCGGATGTTGCTGA
- a CDS encoding arsenate reductase ArsC — protein sequence MKKKILVLCTGNSCRSQMAEGYLHYFAQERAEIYSAGIETHGLNPKAVATMKEDGIDISGHTSNHIDEYRNLNFDFVITVCDHAKESCPYFPSNAEIFHHNFPDPAKAVGTGDEIALAFRNVREEIKKYSEHFVKENLL from the coding sequence ATGAAAAAGAAAATCCTTGTTCTCTGCACCGGAAACAGCTGCAGAAGCCAGATGGCAGAAGGCTACCTGCATTATTTTGCCCAAGAAAGAGCTGAAATTTACAGTGCCGGAATTGAAACCCACGGTCTGAATCCAAAGGCCGTGGCCACCATGAAAGAGGACGGTATTGATATTTCCGGGCATACTTCCAACCACATCGACGAATACAGGAACCTCAATTTTGATTTTGTGATTACCGTTTGTGACCACGCTAAAGAAAGCTGTCCTTATTTTCCTTCAAACGCAGAAATTTTTCATCATAATTTCCCGGATCCTGCAAAAGCGGTGGGAACCGGAGATGAGATCGCGCTGGCCTTTAGAAATGTTCGGGAAGAAATTAAAAAATATAGTGAACATTTCGTTAAAGAAAACCTGTTATAA
- the glyA gene encoding serine hydroxymethyltransferase → MDIIFDLIEKERQRQTHGIEMIASENFVSDNVMKAVGSVLTNKYAEGYPGKRYYGGCEVVDEVETLAINRAKELFGIEYANVQPHSGSQANAAIYLAVLKPGDKIMGMDLSMGGHLTHGSSVNFSGLQYDVVSYGVQQETGLIDYDQMREVALREKPKMLIAGFSAYSRDLDYAKFREVADEIGATLWADIAHPAGLVAKGLLNNPFEHCHLVTTTTHKTLRGPRGGMIMMGKDFENTYGHKTPKGEIKMMSQVLDGAVFPGIQGGPLEHVIAGKAVAFGEALDDKFMTYAKQVQSNAQALAKAMIDRGFDIVSGGTDNHLMLVDLRNKNVNGKETEKALVLADITCNKNMVPFDDKSPFTTSGIRLGTAAITTRGLKENDMDTIAGFISEVVDNIKNEEVITSVRKKVNELMEGKALFNY, encoded by the coding sequence ATGGACATTATTTTCGACCTGATTGAAAAAGAAAGACAAAGACAGACTCATGGTATTGAGATGATTGCGTCAGAAAACTTTGTTTCTGATAATGTAATGAAAGCGGTGGGAAGTGTATTGACGAACAAATATGCTGAAGGATATCCCGGAAAAAGATATTATGGAGGATGTGAAGTCGTAGATGAGGTCGAAACCCTGGCGATCAACAGAGCCAAAGAGCTTTTCGGAATCGAGTACGCGAATGTTCAGCCTCATTCCGGATCTCAGGCCAATGCTGCTATTTATCTGGCAGTTCTGAAACCGGGAGATAAAATTATGGGGATGGACCTTTCTATGGGAGGACACCTTACCCACGGTTCATCGGTCAACTTTTCCGGGCTCCAGTACGATGTGGTTTCTTATGGCGTTCAGCAGGAGACCGGTCTTATCGATTATGATCAGATGAGAGAAGTGGCCTTAAGAGAAAAGCCGAAAATGCTTATCGCCGGTTTCTCAGCCTATTCCAGAGATCTTGATTATGCAAAATTCAGAGAAGTGGCAGACGAAATCGGAGCTACGCTTTGGGCGGATATCGCACACCCGGCAGGTCTTGTAGCCAAAGGTCTTTTGAACAACCCGTTCGAGCACTGTCATCTTGTAACGACGACGACTCACAAAACATTGAGAGGCCCGAGGGGAGGAATGATCATGATGGGGAAAGATTTTGAAAATACTTACGGACACAAAACACCGAAAGGCGAGATCAAAATGATGAGCCAGGTTCTTGACGGAGCTGTTTTCCCGGGAATCCAGGGCGGCCCGCTGGAGCACGTTATTGCAGGAAAAGCAGTAGCTTTCGGCGAAGCATTGGACGATAAGTTCATGACGTATGCCAAGCAGGTTCAGTCCAACGCGCAGGCTTTAGCCAAAGCCATGATCGACAGAGGATTCGATATTGTGAGCGGAGGAACAGATAACCACCTGATGCTGGTAGACCTTCGAAATAAAAATGTGAACGGGAAAGAAACCGAGAAGGCATTGGTATTGGCCGATATTACCTGCAACAAAAATATGGTTCCGTTCGACGATAAGTCGCCGTTTACGACTTCGGGAATCCGATTGGGTACTGCAGCCATCACGACAAGAGGATTGAAAGAAAATGATATGGATACGATCGCTGGATTTATCTCCGAAGTGGTAGACAACATCAAAAATGAAGAGGTAATCACTTCCGTAAGAAAGAAGGTAAACGAATTAATGGAAGGTAAAGCTTTATTTAACTATTAA